ACACCTGATCAGCAGTACGACGCACCACATCAAGCATGGTGCCACGACCGTGCTTGGAGGCGGTGACATCAAGGAAGGTTAATTCATCGGCACCTTCCTCGTCGTAACGCTTTGCCAATTCCACTGGATCGCCAGCATCGCGGAGGTTTTCAAAGTTGACGCCTTTAACCACCCGTCCGTTGTCCACGTCCAGGCAAGGGATAACTCGAATTGCCACGCCCATATTAAAAGTGCTCCTCATTAGGTGACTGTCCATGACCTGCTTCTGCATGCATGGACCGAACTTTTTCAATCTTACTTAACAGCACATCGTGGGCCTTTTTTGTTCCTGCTACTACACCTTTACCAGGCACCCACGGCCCACCTTCTGTGTCTGTCACGTGCGCTCCAGCTGCGCGCATCAGCATGACGCCTGCTGCGTTGTCCCACACATGCGGACTAAAAGAAACACAAGCTCCAAAAATACCCTGTGCGGTAAAAGCTAAATCCACACCCACTGATCCGGTGATGCGAGGACGGAGATAACTTTCGGTCAGCTCAGTGAGTAAATCACGGCGCAGTTCTGCTGGAAAAGCGGTGTTTCGGGGTGAGGCCATTGAGCTAAACCCAATGTGAGACACCAAGCTGGATTGTTCTTGGAGTGGTTCTTGGGGTTGACCATTAATCATTAACGGTGAACCTTCATAGGCACTTAATCGCTTGCCCAGCATTGGCATGGACGTTACGCCAAGAACCGGCTGGTCATCCACAAGCAATGACACCAAAATCGCACTCATGGGGTTGGACGCTGCAAAGTTAGCAGTGCCATCGATGGGATCAATAACCCACCGTGTTCCAGACGTTGCTCCCCCGCCCTCTTCGCCGATGACATCGATGCCTGTCATCATGTTGAGCATCTGGCGCATATGGGATTCGATGGCCATATCCACCTCTGTGGCAAAATCCCCAGGGGATTTCAAAAGCGCAGGTGCAGCGCCGAAACCTTGGGTAAACAAGGCTTCGGCATCATCGACAACGGCCTCAGCTATGGCCAACATCCCACGGGCATCCATAAATTAACCGAGCTTCTCCACAGCGCTTAGTGCTTCTGCGAGGGTGAACTTGTGCTCGTACAAAGCTTTTCCAATGATGACAGAGTCAATGCCCTCATCTTGATACTTAGCCAACTCTAGAACGTCTTCCAGCACCGAGATGCCTCCTGAAGCAACAATTGGTGCATCGGTTGCAGCAGCAACCTCGCGCAACAATTCCACATTCGGTCCACTCAAGGTGCCGTCCTTGGACACATCTGTCACCACAAAACGGGAGCAGCCCTGAGAATCAAGGCGTTCTAGAACTTCCCAGAGATCTCCACCATCGGAAACCCACCCATTGCCACGGGTGCGCCACTCGCCATCTTCCAAACGCACAGCGATATCAACAGCAATCTTCTCGCCATACCGCTTAATTGCAGAAGCAATCCACTCTGGCTTTTCCAACGCTGCCGTACCGATGTTTACTCGGCGTGCGCCGGTTGCCAAAGCGCGCTCTAGGGATTCATCATCACGAATACCGCCAGTAAGCTCGACATCAACATCAAGCTTGCCGACGATTTCCGCCATCATCTCATGGTTTGATCCACGGTTAAACGCAGCATCAAGATCAACAAAGTGCAGCCACTGTGCACCCTGCTCCTGCCATTTCAACGCAGACTCCAACGGGGTGCCATAGGACTTCTCAGTGCCGGCTTCACCCTGATCCAAACGAACTGCTTGTCCGTTAACCACATCAACTGCAGGAAGAATTGTAAAAGTCATGGTTATTGATCCTATCTGTTAGATGTAGTTGATCCAGTTTCGCAGTAGCTGTGCTCCTGCATCACCAGATTTTTCGGGGTGGAATTGGGTTGCCCACAACGCACCATTTTCCACAGCGGCCACGAAACGATCGTTTTCATGGGTTGCCCACACGACCTGTGGCGGAGTAGTGAGATCATCGGTTTCTAACGTCCACTTGCGCACGCCATATGAGTGCACAAAGTAGAAACGATCTTCAGGGGAAAGCCCCTCAAACATTGGTGAGTTGGTGGGCATTTCCAAGGTGTTCCACCCCATGTGCGGCAGGATGTCAGCCTGGAGGCGTTCAACTTTTCCTGACCACTCGCCACAACCAGCAGATTTAATGCCGTGCTCTTCGCCTTCTTCAAAAAGGATCTGCATACCGACGCAAATACCCATCACTGGACGACCACCCGCTAGGCGTTGACCAATGATGCGATGTCCATAAACGTTTTTTAGCCCCTTCATGCAGGCGTCGAAAGCTCCAACACCTGGAACCAGCAAGCCATCTGCGCTGGTGCAGATTTCTGGGTCTGAGGTCACGATAACTTCTGCACCAGCTCGCTCTAATGCGCGTTGAGCTGATCGTAAATTTCCGGATCCATAGTCGAGAAGGGCGACAGTTTTGGTCATGCGGATAGTTTAAGGCACGCGGTTTCCGAATCAAGCACCGCAGTCGAGTTTCTTTCTCCCAACTTTCACAATGTTGTGCCAGCTGGGATTTTTCAGCAAACGCCTTTTACAGGCCGTTTAAGCTCCGCAAAATTCCAGATGGGTATTTGTATCATCTGGGAGCTACAAAGTCCGTACACGCGAATCTGTGAGGTCACTTTTCTAGCGGCAATCTTTAAGTTTTGCACCCCATTTCACCGGGAGACCAAGCACACCTCTAGAAACTAGATTCTTGGTCAAATACGACGTTAACTCGGCCTACAAATTTGATCTAGAGACCAATAACCTTGGAATCAACTATGGATTTGGTCGTTTATGCCGGTTTTAAGGTTTTAAGGCGCTGTCCCCGAAACTTGGCCTCCCAATCAAGGCAATGTACATAAGACAACAAGATTTCCGAAATTTAAGCACCTTTTTGCCAATATCTTGTGGTCTTATGTACGCAGAGGCAGGCTTGGGATCCGTCGAAAAGCGTTTTAGCGGTCTTTGCGCCTGTTGCGCAGCCCTTGCACTGCACGCCGAGCTACTGGAACTTGGCGCAAACGTGCGCGGGTGTTGTTGTATTCGGTGATGCGGTGGTGCCCGATGATCCGATCGGCTGTGGTCAGAATAATTCCGAACAAAATCACCGCGGCTCCGGCACCAAAAGCACCACTGTAAGCAAGCGAGGCGGCGACGATGCCAAGGAGGAAACTTCCGATTCCTGTGCCCGAATCAAAAGCAATGTTCCAGATGGCGGACGCTTCGGAGACTTTAGAGCGAGGAAGGCGGAAGAACATTGACAGCAAAGCTTCGTTTTGCACCATGCCGAAACCGCCACCGAACATCACTGCGCCAATGATCAAAAGCCACACGGACCAGCCTTGGAAAATTGTTGCAGTGATTAATGCGACGCCTAAGAAACCAATGATCTGAGCAGGGATCATCGTGGTGCCAGGCATGCCGCGGCGGTCGGCGATCACGCCGGATAGGTAGCGGAACACCATTGAAGAACCACCGGTAATGGACAAAATGATTCCCGCTAGTGCTGCACCTAATCCTGGGTCTAGCTCGATAACCGCAGCTGGAAGGAATGAAGATACCGCACCGAATGTCATGGACAAGGTGGTGACAGCTAGTGAAGGAATAAGCACTAATTTCCAGGTGGAGACAGAACGCTCTTGCTCGGTCACCTTAGGTTGTTGCTTTGCTGCTGCCTTCACCTTTGGGATACGCAGGCACATCACGGCCGCAACCAGCGCGATAGCGGCACCTAAAATGTAGACCACGTTGTAGCCAAATTGATCGCCTAACGCCAGGCCGGTAGGTAGGAACAGCATCTGGGACAGGCCGATAAATACGCCTAGCATTCCAGAGGCTTTGCCTAAGAAACGCACGGGCACAAGTTCTGCCACAAGGGCGGATTCCGCAACTGTTAAAGCACCAAATCCAATGCCTCGAAGTGCAGAGACCAGCAGCACTGGGATTGGTTCAACGCTAAACACATAGCCGATTGCTGGCACACCGAGCATGAAGGCGGCAAAAGCCATCACTGGTGTGTAGCCAATTTTTCGAAGTGCAGCAGGTGTAAAAATTTGGGTCAAGACCGTGGCTGCCATGAAGATACCGGTGGTGGCACCTGCGACAGCGCTCGATCCCCCATTGTTTAACACTGCTAACGGCACCACAGGAAGCAGTAAAGACCAGCTGCCGAAAGCCGCAGCGACCGCCACCAGGACAGCCACAAACCCTGGGCTTTTCCACATGCTGGGAAGTTGCTCAATTTCAGCGCGTGTTAAAGCCCGTGTGTCCAAATTAGGTCATCTCTCCCAACATCCATAAAATTCCTGCAGCTGCTGCGGCCACTGCAATTAGGCCGGCAACAACCATGAGGATTTTGTTTTCTGATTTATATGCAGACCAGGCACCGCCGACACAAAGCCCGGCGATGAGGAACAGACCGTAGATAAACCATCGGTTTCCTGCGTCTGGTGCGTTCTGCACAGCCGCAGTGACCATATCAGACATGGGAGAAGAATTCATGATTAGAGTGCTCCCTTAGTGGATGGGATTCCTGTTTGACGAGGATCCATTTCCACCGCACCACGCAATGCGCGAGCAACAGCCTTGTACTCAGCCTCAGTGATGTGGTGAGGATCACGACCATAGTGGCAAATCACGTGCAGGGTAATTCGAGAATTCAAAGCCAACGTTTCAAAGAAATGCTCATTGATCACCGTGGCATAATGTCCACCGATTACTGAGGTGATCATGTGCTCTGGTTCGCCGGAGATAACAAAGTATGGGCGTCCAGAAATATCCACCACGGATTCCACCAACGCCTCATCCATGGGCAGCTGGCAGGATGCGAAACGGCGAATGCCTTTCTTGTCTCCTACTGCTTCAAGCAACGCCTGTCCCAGCACAATCGCGGTATCTTCTACCGTGTGGTGGGCATCAATTTCGATGTCACCTTTGGCGTGAACTTTCAGATCAAAGCTTCCGTGCACACCAAAAGCGGTCAGCATGTGATCGAAAAATGGCAGGCCAGTATCAATGTCAACCTTGCCGGAACCGTCCAGGTTTATTTCAACAGTGATGTCGGATTCACTAGTCGTGCGGGTTGCGCGCCCAATGCGTGGTGCAACAGTCATGAAAAATTTCTTCTCTCTTAAAATTTCAGGGTGACGATCTCAGCGGCTGCATCCAAAAACGCGTCGTTTTCTTCAGGCACACCAATGGTGGTGCGCAAGTGCCCCGCGATTCCCACATCACGAATCAGCACTCCCCTATCCAAGAATGCTTGCCATGCTGCATGTTGATCGGTGAAATCTCCAAAAAACACAAAGTTTGATTCACTTGGCACCACAGCATAGCCCAGTTCCTCAAGGCGTGCGGCCACGCGAATACGCTCCAAAGACAGCTTTTCGACGGTTCCCAGCGTGTCAGCCGAGTGACGCAGCGCGACGATTGCGGCTGCTTGGCTCAGCGCTGAAAGATGATACGGAAGGCGAACCAACATCACGGCATCAATAAACGCTGGGTTGGCCACGAAGTAGCCAAGGCGACCACCGGCAAAGTCAAAGGCCTTACTCATCGTCCGAGACACCACAAGCTTGGTTGGATACTTATCCAGCAAAGTGGTGGCTGAAGGTGATGGGGAAAATTCCGCGTAGGCTTCATCGACAATCACGATGCCTGGGGCAACCTCGATGAGGCGTTCAATATCGTCCAGTGAGGTCACATCACCGGTTGGATTATTGGGGGTGGTGACAAAGACGATGTCAGGTTGCTTGCCTTGAATCTCTTCAATGGCCAGATCAATATCGATGCGGAAATCAGCACCACGAGGCACGGAAATAAACTCAGTGTGCGTGCCCTTTGCCAAAATGGGGTGCATGGAATAGCTCGGCTGGAATCCCATGGCAGTACGCCCTGGACCACCGAAGGCTTGAAGGAGCTGCTGCAAGATTTCATTGGAGCCATTAGCTGCCCACAAGTTATCGCGGGTTACTGCAACACCGGTTTGCTTGGTGATGTACTCAGCCAACGCATCACGCAACTCAACGGCATCACGTTCTGGATAGCGATTTAACTCAGCGGCGATCTTATCCACCGTGGACACCAGATCAGTAATCAACGCTTCTGAGGGTGGATAAGGGTTTTCATTGGTGTTGAGCCGAATATCAACGTTTAGCTGTGGCGCACCATAGGCCTGTTCACCGCGTAGTTCTTCACGCAGTGGTAGATCGCTCAAAGTAATCTTTGTCATTGTGTTTTAAGCCTCGTCGGTGGTGGGGAGATTTTCAAAGCGAGCACGGATGGCTTCACCGTGCGCAGGAAGATCTTCAGCGTTAGCAAAATTAATTACTACTTCAGAGACATCTTTCAGCGCGGCCTCATCGTATTCAATAAGGTTGACTGGCCGCAGGAACGTGTGGGTGGATAATCCTGCAGAAAAACGAGCAGTTCCAGAAGTAGGCAGCACGTGGTTAGAACCTGCGGAATAATCACCAAGCGGTACCGGCGAGAAATCACCAACAAAGATGGCGCCAGCATTGGTGATTTGTTCAGCTACTGCTCGGGCATTTTCCGTGTGAATTTCTAGGTGCTCTGCCGCGTATTGATCGGCAACTTGAATACCCACGGAGATGTCGTCGACAAGCACAATGCCGCTTTGCGCACCGCGCAAGGCTTCCGCAACACGCTCAGCGTTGCGCGTAATGGAATACCGTGCCTCGATTTCGCGGTTGACATCTTGAGCTAGCTGCTCAGAATCGGTGATCAATACAGATGCCGCCATCACGTCATGTTCAGCCTGGCTAATCAGATCGTAGGCAATATTGACGGCATTCGCGGATCCATCTGCCAAGACCGCGATCTCTGTTGGGCCAGCTTCAGAATCAGTTCCGACCACTCCCCTGACCAGGCGTTTGGCAGCGGTGACAAAAATATTTCCAGGACCAGTGACCATATCCACAGGTTCCAAATCAGCTGCCTCATCACCGTAAGCAAGCAGCGCGACAGCTTGAGCGCCACCGACTGCCCACACCTCATCAACACCCAAAATGGAACAAGCAGCCAAAATGGTCGGGTGTGGCCAACCACCATGATCTGCCTGAGGAGGAGATGCCAAAACTAAGGTATTTACTCCTGCTTCCTGAGCTGGGACCACATTCATAATCACGCTTGATGGGTACACCGCGTTTCCGCCTGGGGCATACAGCCCAACGCGGTCAATTGGCATGAAACGCTCGGTTACAGTACCACCTGGAGAAAGTTGCGTGGTGTGCTCTTTCGGGCGCTGTTCAGAGTGCACCTTGCGGACCCGCACAATGGATTCTTCAATCGCCTCTCGGACCAAAGGATCCAAAGCCTTTTCTGCTTCAGCAATAACCTCAGCTGGCACCCGCACCGAAGCGGGGCGGATATGATCAAACTTCTCGCCATAGTCCAACGCAGCATCGGCACCGCGCTTTTGGACGTCTTCAACAACCGGCTGCACCATAGGCAGCACCGACCACACGTCAGTGCCTCCACGTGGCAGTGCACGTCGGATGTCGCTCTTGGATGGTGTGTGACCGCGCAGGTCAGTGACATTCAACATGGCGAAAAGATCTCCCTTAAAAGGTTGAATCGAAATATTTCGAGTAAACTACCCAAATCCGCGAGGCTTAAACCTTAAGTTGTTAAGCCCACACGATTACCTATTGTATTCCTCACGTAACAAGTTTCTGATTTGGGTACAGCAGAGCTCAATTGAATTAGACTTGAAACTTAAATTGACCTCTACAGATTTCACTGAATTTAACCAATTTTTGTGCTTGTAGGTTGCTTGTAGATAAGACTTGTAGATAAGAAAGGAATGGATTTCTCACCTGTGAACGATCGAAACGTCCCAGCACCCAACACCGCCATTCCGTTCCCCGTTGATCTGAATCGAGTCACGGAAACCATAGATGAGTTGGGCTACCATTTCCTAAGCTCTGACGATCGTGTCATCGTGCCATGGTCAGATCACCGCGTATCTATGTATTTCAGCCATGAGTCAGGTCAGATGCTCACGGTGCTTGGCCGATTACGCATGAGCCTAGATATGTTCGCTATTAATGACGCAGCACGAGCAGTGACACAGTGGAATGCTGAACGCATCGGACCTACTGCACTGCTCCACCTGGGCAATGACGGCGAAGTAGAACTGAAATTCCGCACCACCAT
Above is a genomic segment from Corynebacterium suranareeae containing:
- a CDS encoding inositol monophosphatase family protein, coding for MDARGMLAIAEAVVDDAEALFTQGFGAAPALLKSPGDFATEVDMAIESHMRQMLNMMTGIDVIGEEGGGATSGTRWVIDPIDGTANFAASNPMSAILVSLLVDDQPVLGVTSMPMLGKRLSAYEGSPLMINGQPQEPLQEQSSLVSHIGFSSMASPRNTAFPAELRRDLLTELTESYLRPRITGSVGVDLAFTAQGIFGACVSFSPHVWDNAAGVMLMRAAGAHVTDTEGGPWVPGKGVVAGTKKAHDVLLSKIEKVRSMHAEAGHGQSPNEEHF
- the priA gene encoding bifunctional 1-(5-phosphoribosyl)-5-((5-phosphoribosylamino)methylideneamino)imidazole-4-carboxamide isomerase/phosphoribosylanthranilate isomerase PriA, whose product is MTFTILPAVDVVNGQAVRLDQGEAGTEKSYGTPLESALKWQEQGAQWLHFVDLDAAFNRGSNHEMMAEIVGKLDVDVELTGGIRDDESLERALATGARRVNIGTAALEKPEWIASAIKRYGEKIAVDIAVRLEDGEWRTRGNGWVSDGGDLWEVLERLDSQGCSRFVVTDVSKDGTLSGPNVELLREVAAATDAPIVASGGISVLEDVLELAKYQDEGIDSVIIGKALYEHKFTLAEALSAVEKLG
- the hisH gene encoding imidazole glycerol phosphate synthase subunit HisH, with amino-acid sequence MTKTVALLDYGSGNLRSAQRALERAGAEVIVTSDPEICTSADGLLVPGVGAFDACMKGLKNVYGHRIIGQRLAGGRPVMGICVGMQILFEEGEEHGIKSAGCGEWSGKVERLQADILPHMGWNTLEMPTNSPMFEGLSPEDRFYFVHSYGVRKWTLETDDLTTPPQVVWATHENDRFVAAVENGALWATQFHPEKSGDAGAQLLRNWINYI
- a CDS encoding MFS transporter yields the protein MWKSPGFVAVLVAVAAAFGSWSLLLPVVPLAVLNNGGSSAVAGATTGIFMAATVLTQIFTPAALRKIGYTPVMAFAAFMLGVPAIGYVFSVEPIPVLLVSALRGIGFGALTVAESALVAELVPVRFLGKASGMLGVFIGLSQMLFLPTGLALGDQFGYNVVYILGAAIALVAAVMCLRIPKVKAAAKQQPKVTEQERSVSTWKLVLIPSLAVTTLSMTFGAVSSFLPAAVIELDPGLGAALAGIILSITGGSSMVFRYLSGVIADRRGMPGTTMIPAQIIGFLGVALITATIFQGWSVWLLIIGAVMFGGGFGMVQNEALLSMFFRLPRSKVSEASAIWNIAFDSGTGIGSFLLGIVAASLAYSGAFGAGAAVILFGIILTTADRIIGHHRITEYNNTRARLRQVPVARRAVQGLRNRRKDR
- the hisB gene encoding imidazoleglycerol-phosphate dehydratase HisB; this translates as MTVAPRIGRATRTTSESDITVEINLDGSGKVDIDTGLPFFDHMLTAFGVHGSFDLKVHAKGDIEIDAHHTVEDTAIVLGQALLEAVGDKKGIRRFASCQLPMDEALVESVVDISGRPYFVISGEPEHMITSVIGGHYATVINEHFFETLALNSRITLHVICHYGRDPHHITEAEYKAVARALRGAVEMDPRQTGIPSTKGAL
- a CDS encoding histidinol-phosphate transaminase, with amino-acid sequence MTKITLSDLPLREELRGEQAYGAPQLNVDIRLNTNENPYPPSEALITDLVSTVDKIAAELNRYPERDAVELRDALAEYITKQTGVAVTRDNLWAANGSNEILQQLLQAFGGPGRTAMGFQPSYSMHPILAKGTHTEFISVPRGADFRIDIDLAIEEIQGKQPDIVFVTTPNNPTGDVTSLDDIERLIEVAPGIVIVDEAYAEFSPSPSATTLLDKYPTKLVVSRTMSKAFDFAGGRLGYFVANPAFIDAVMLVRLPYHLSALSQAAAIVALRHSADTLGTVEKLSLERIRVAARLEELGYAVVPSESNFVFFGDFTDQHAAWQAFLDRGVLIRDVGIAGHLRTTIGVPEENDAFLDAAAEIVTLKF
- the hisD gene encoding histidinol dehydrogenase, whose product is MLNVTDLRGHTPSKSDIRRALPRGGTDVWSVLPMVQPVVEDVQKRGADAALDYGEKFDHIRPASVRVPAEVIAEAEKALDPLVREAIEESIVRVRKVHSEQRPKEHTTQLSPGGTVTERFMPIDRVGLYAPGGNAVYPSSVIMNVVPAQEAGVNTLVLASPPQADHGGWPHPTILAACSILGVDEVWAVGGAQAVALLAYGDEAADLEPVDMVTGPGNIFVTAAKRLVRGVVGTDSEAGPTEIAVLADGSANAVNIAYDLISQAEHDVMAASVLITDSEQLAQDVNREIEARYSITRNAERVAEALRGAQSGIVLVDDISVGIQVADQYAAEHLEIHTENARAVAEQITNAGAIFVGDFSPVPLGDYSAGSNHVLPTSGTARFSAGLSTHTFLRPVNLIEYDEAALKDVSEVVINFANAEDLPAHGEAIRARFENLPTTDEA